In Pannonibacter sp. XCT-53, the sequence CGCCGGCATGCCGAAGGTGGCCACCTGCCCCGGCAGGCACAGGACGGCCAGGGCAGCGCGCGCTTCCGCCGGCAGGCCGGCGAAGATGTTGAAGGCATTGAGCAGGCCCATTCCCGGCCCGGCCTCGGTCATGTCCATCACCGGCACCATGGCGGCGATCATCGTGCCGAGATAGGCCCAGCCCGCCAGGGCCAGCAGGCCGACAAGGCCGATGACCGGTGCGCGGTCGCGCCAGCTCACCCGGGGCCTCCCGGGAGTGAGGCGGGCAAGCCCGCTCCGGTCGGGGACGGAATGCTGCGTCATGCGGTCTCCGGACATCCGGCCCCGGGGATCAGGGCCCTTGCAGTCCAGCCTTCCCTAGCCGATTTGTCGACGAGACGCTTTGCGTCAGGTCAAACACTTGCAAAACGGGCGGAAAGTCCCATCCTCCCGACGACTGCAACCGTCGCTCCGGAAGGCTTTCCCGCCATGACCCTCGCTGCCGCCCCGCTTCCTGTCCATGATGCTGCCGTCATCGGCGCCGGCCCGTCGGGGCTGACGGCTGCGATCCTGCTGGCACGGCGGGGGCTGAAGACGGTGCTGATCGCTCCGGCGATCAACGCGACCGACGGACGCACGACCGCACTGCTGCAGGCTTCCGTGGCGCTGCTGGACGAGATCGGTGTCTGGCCGGCCCTGGCGCCGAAGGCGGCCGCGCTCGCGCACATGCGCCTCATCGACGACACCGGCCGGCTGATCCGGGCACCGGAAATCACCTTCGACGCGAGCGAGCTGAAGCTGGAGGCCTTTGGCTACAACGTGCTGAACCGGGAGCTGAACGTTGTGCTGGAGCAGGCCGCGCTGGCCGAGCCCGGCCTGACCTGGGTCAAGGAGCGCGTTCAGGCGGTCGAGCCGGCCGAGGACCGCGTCACGATCCGGCTCGAGACTGGCGACACGGTGACGGCCCGGCTGGCAGTCGGCGCCGATGGCCGCCAGTCGCGCGTGCGCGCCGCCGCCGGGATCGAGGTGCGGCAGTGGTCCTATCCGCAGCATGCGCTGGTGCTCAACCTGGAGCATGACCGGCCGCACCAGTCGATCTCGACGGAGTTCCACACGCCGACGGGCCCCTTCACGCTGGTTCCGCTTCCCGGGCGGATGTCCTCGCTCGTCTGTGTCGTCAGCCCGGAGACTGCCCAGCATCTCCTGTCCTACACCGACGAGGCGCTGGCGCTGGAGCTGGAACGGCGGGCCCATTCGATCCTCGGGCGATTCCGGCTGGCCAGCAGCCGGCAGGTGTTCCCGCTGTCGGGCATGATCGCGCACCAGGTGGCGGCCCGTCGCTGCGCGCTGGTCGGCGAGGCCGCGCATGTGTTTCCCCCGATCGGCGCCCAGGGGCTCAATCTCGGGCTGCGCGACGTGGCTGATCTTGGCAGCATCCTGCAGGCGGCGCTGGCGCGCGGCGATGACATCGGATCGCCGCAGACGCTTGCCCGTTACGAGGCTGCCCGCAAGGTGGACATCTCGACACGCACCACGGCGGTCGACCTGCTCAACCGGTCGCTGCTGAGCGATCTCCTTCCGGTTCAGGCCGCCCGCAGCCTCGGGCTCTACGCGGCCGGGCGGATCGGGCCGCTGCGGCGGCTGCTGATGCGCGAGGGCATCACGCCGATGGCCGGCCGCCCGAAGATCTTCGCCGGCCTCGCCCGCTGAGCGCCGGCGCCGGGACGCAAGGACGTCCGCTTCGGCCGGGCACGGAGGCCCCGCCCGGAAGGGGCCTCGACTGGGCCTTGACGGGGCGCTGGAAGGGCGACGTCAGACGGCCGGCGTCAGCCAGCCATGCGTGATCGCGTAGATGAAGCCCGTCACGGTGACGACGGACACCATGGTCCCGATCATGACCAGGCTCGAGGCCCGGTTCATGTAGACCTGGTACTGCTGCGCGATGACGAAGACATTGGTGGCCGGCGGCAGGCAGGCCATGAGCACGGCCGTGGCAATCCACACCGGATCGAAGCCGCCGATCCAGGTCAGCAGCAGGAACACGAGCAGCGGGTGCAGGACCAGCTTCACGGCCAGCAGCGCCGGCAGCTCGAGCGGCACCCGGCCCACAGGGCGCTGCGCCACCGTCACGCCCATGGCGAACAGGGCGCAGGGTGCCGCCGCGCCGCTCAGGAACTTCAGCATCGTGTCCACGCCCTGCGGCGGCTTGAAGCCGATGAAGGCAGCGCCCACCCCGGCGATCGTCGCCAGGATGAAGGGGTGGGTGAAGACACGCACGACCACCTTCCACAGGGTCACCGTCAGCGGCTCCTTGTCGGTGCCGGCCATGGCCATCATCAGCGGTGCCAGGATGAACATCAGCGTGTTGTCGAAGCACAGGACGAAGGCGGTCGGGACAGTGGCGGCGGGGCCAAGCACGGCCATGGTCAGGCCCGGCCCCATGTAGCCGATGTTGGAATAGGAGCCGCCGATGGCCATGATCGTCGACTCGGCGATGTTGCCACGCGTCGCCAGCACGCCGATGCAGAAGGAGATCGCAAAGACCGTATAGGTTGCAAAGGTCGTGGCGGTGACGAAGCTGAGGTCCGTCAGCTGCTCGACCGGTGTCTCCGAGAGCAGGCGGAAGAACAGCGCCGGCAGCGCGATGTAGATGATGAAGAAATTCATCCAGGCCATGCCCGAGGGCGGGATGTCCTTGATCTTGCCGGCAACGAAGCCGAGGAAGATCAGTCCGAAAAACGGAAGGGCGAGCGCGATGACGTCTTGCATGACCAGTCCAGGGAGAGGGGGCCGGACCTTCTGATCCGCTTGCGTGGCGGTCTGGGCTTTTGCTATCAGGCCTAACCTGTTCCACCCGGGCGGTCAATCAAGCCGGCCCGGAGACTGTCTCGGCGCCGACGCGCCTGCATCCGGGATCACCCGCCATGTCGACTGCCCCGTCCCGGCCCCTCGCCGCGGTTCTCCGCCGCCTCGAATGGGCTGCACTGGCGGTCGTCTTCCGTCTGTTCCGTCTTGTTCCCGTGGACCTCGCCTCGGCGACGATGGGCTGGCTGTGGCGCCGTCTCGCGCCCCTGAACAGCCGGCACCGGCGGGCGCTGCGCCACCTCGCGGCGGCGATGC encodes:
- a CDS encoding AEC family transporter translates to MQDVIALALPFFGLIFLGFVAGKIKDIPPSGMAWMNFFIIYIALPALFFRLLSETPVEQLTDLSFVTATTFATYTVFAISFCIGVLATRGNIAESTIMAIGGSYSNIGYMGPGLTMAVLGPAATVPTAFVLCFDNTLMFILAPLMMAMAGTDKEPLTVTLWKVVVRVFTHPFILATIAGVGAAFIGFKPPQGVDTMLKFLSGAAAPCALFAMGVTVAQRPVGRVPLELPALLAVKLVLHPLLVFLLLTWIGGFDPVWIATAVLMACLPPATNVFVIAQQYQVYMNRASSLVMIGTMVSVVTVTGFIYAITHGWLTPAV
- a CDS encoding UbiH/UbiF family hydroxylase, with the translated sequence MTLAAAPLPVHDAAVIGAGPSGLTAAILLARRGLKTVLIAPAINATDGRTTALLQASVALLDEIGVWPALAPKAAALAHMRLIDDTGRLIRAPEITFDASELKLEAFGYNVLNRELNVVLEQAALAEPGLTWVKERVQAVEPAEDRVTIRLETGDTVTARLAVGADGRQSRVRAAAGIEVRQWSYPQHALVLNLEHDRPHQSISTEFHTPTGPFTLVPLPGRMSSLVCVVSPETAQHLLSYTDEALALELERRAHSILGRFRLASSRQVFPLSGMIAHQVAARRCALVGEAAHVFPPIGAQGLNLGLRDVADLGSILQAALARGDDIGSPQTLARYEAARKVDISTRTTAVDLLNRSLLSDLLPVQAARSLGLYAAGRIGPLRRLLMREGITPMAGRPKIFAGLAR